A stretch of DNA from Mus pahari chromosome 11, PAHARI_EIJ_v1.1, whole genome shotgun sequence:
CCGGGCTTGTGGGACTAAGCACACTTAAGAAATTAGTTCTCAGTGCAAATAAGTTTGAGAATTTGTGCCAAATCAGTGCTTCCAATTTCCCCTCCCTTACTCACCTTTACATCAAAGGCAACACAAAGAGACTTGAGCTCGGTACTGGCTGTTTAGAAAACCTAGAGAATCTTCGTGAACTTGACCTCAGCCACGATGACATTGAAACTTCTGATTGTTGCAACCTGCAACTCAGAAACCTGTCTCACTTACAGAGCCTGAACTTGAGCTACAATGAACCCCTGGGCCTCAAGACTGAGGCATTCAAAGAATGCCCTCAGCTAGAACTGCTAGATTTGGCATTTACCCGACTAAAGGTTAAGGATGCACAGAGTCCCTTCCAGAACCTCCATCTTTTGAAGGTGCTAAATCTCTCCCACTGCctccttgaaatcagaaatgagcATCTCCTCGATGGCCTGCCAGTACTCCAACATTTGAACTTACAGGGAAATCACTTTCCAAAAGGGAATATCCAAAAGACCAACCCACTTCAGACACTGGGAAGCCTAGAAGTCCTGATTTTATCCTTTTGTGATCTCTCCTCCATTGACCAGCACGCCTTCACCAGTCTGAAGATGATGAATCATGTAGATCTGAGTCACAACAGGCTGACATCCAGTAGCATTGAGGCTCTTGGTCATCTTAAAGGGATCTACCTCAATCTAGCCTCCAATCACATCAGCATCATCCTCCCCAGTCTCCTCCCCATCTTGTCCCAGCAGAGGACCATTAACTTAAGACAAAATCCCCTTGACTGCACTTGCTCAAACATTTACTTTTTAGAATGGTACAAAGAAAACATGCAAAAACTTGAGGACACCGAGGACACTCTTTGCGCAAATCCCCCATTGCTGAGGGGAGTCAGGCTCTCCGATGTCACGCTATCTTGTAGTATGGcagctgtgggcattttctttctcattgtctTCTTGCTCGTGTCtgctgttttgttgatttttgcaGTGAAATATTTTCTCAGATGGAAATACCAACACATTTAGCTCAAGGTTTCCAGAGACGGCAGATAAATGTGTTTAGCAAAATTGTCCCAAGTGAAGAAGTTGTCATTCTCGAGTGACCAGACTCTTTATTGGTTCCTAGGGCTGGGTTGGGTGTTCACTGAGCTTTTCTAAACATATGCCTTACTCATATGAGTCTTCCATGGTGCTGTGGTTGGAGGGCCAGACATGGCTGTGAGACACAGAGGCAGTCCCTCCAGTGAGAAGTGACCCACAGTCAGCTCTACCCATCTGAGAAAGCATTTATCACAACCATCatcatctcccccaccccacccttcccaccccacccttctcacttgcccaccccagcccccaccgtGGCTCCCACCCCCAGTCCAGTCTCCACCTAAC
This window harbors:
- the Cd180 gene encoding CD180 antigen, with translation MAPDISCFFLVALFSASCQATTSSDQKCIEKEANKTYNCENLGLSEIPGTLPNSTECLEFSFNVLPTIQNTTFSRLVNLTFLDLTRCQIYWIHEDTFQSQHQLDTLVLTANPLIFMAETALSGPKALRHLFFIQTGISSIDFIPVHNQKTLESLYLGSNHISSIKLPKGFPTEKLKVLDFQNNAIHYLSKEDMSSLQQATNLSLNLNGNDIAVIEPGAFKSTVFQSLNFGGTQSLLAIFKGLQNSTIQSLWLGTFEDTDGEDISPSVFEGLCEMSVESINLQKHYFFNISSNTFHCFSGLQELDLTATHLRELPSGLVGLSTLKKLVLSANKFENLCQISASNFPSLTHLYIKGNTKRLELGTGCLENLENLRELDLSHDDIETSDCCNLQLRNLSHLQSLNLSYNEPLGLKTEAFKECPQLELLDLAFTRLKVKDAQSPFQNLHLLKVLNLSHCLLEIRNEHLLDGLPVLQHLNLQGNHFPKGNIQKTNPLQTLGSLEVLILSFCDLSSIDQHAFTSLKMMNHVDLSHNRLTSSSIEALGHLKGIYLNLASNHISIILPSLLPILSQQRTINLRQNPLDCTCSNIYFLEWYKENMQKLEDTEDTLCANPPLLRGVRLSDVTLSCSMAAVGIFFLIVFLLVSAVLLIFAVKYFLRWKYQHI